The Anas acuta chromosome 2, bAnaAcu1.1, whole genome shotgun sequence genome contains a region encoding:
- the PPDPFL gene encoding pancreatic progenitor cell differentiation and proliferation factor-like protein, with protein MASVPSAGCLLAKNQYYRTRQNSESSVSSSSSCSSDPVNVADQDKAFHGLPELLDKCWWIKSFFHCEPSPPTVGRKTLSASSANS; from the exons ATGGCCTCAGTACCCTCCGCCGGCTGCCTGCTGGCCAAGAACCAGTACTACCGCA CAAGACAGAACTCAGAATCCAGTgtttcttccagctcctcctgctcttcaGATCCTGTGAATGTTGCAGACCAGGACAAAGCATTTCATG ggTTACCTGAATTACTTGATAAATGTTGGTGgataaaaagctttttccacTGTGAACCATCTCCACCAACTGTTGGCAGAAAAACACTATCTGCAAGCAG TGCCAACAGTTGA